The Thermogemmatispora onikobensis genome contains the following window.
TGGCGCACTGCAGTCAGTCAGCCAGTCAGCCAGAACAGCCTGGAGGAGAAATTGAGGATTGCCTATCCGTCCCTACTGGGAAGGGAAGCACACAACGTATGTGGAAAGATCTGCTTGCTCAAGGAAAATTTGCACGGCTCTGCCATTTAGCTGCCAGATTGATCCTGGTATTTGGGTTGGCTACTGCCGCAGTGGAGGTATACCTGATCTGGGGGACCTATCAGCGTCTCATCCAGCTCGGGCTGGCTCCCGGCAGCGGTGGGGCCTTTCTCGTCAGCCCGGACAATTCTCCGTATGTGCGGGTGATTGCCAGCAGCACTGTGAGCTGGCTGGACCTCGCGGGACCGCTGGCTTTTCTCTTCGGCACTCTCGCCACCACTATCTTTTATAGCCTCTTGCTGACCCTGATCGGGCATGTGCTCAGTGCTTTCGCCGGTTCCACCCCTGTCAGAGGCCGCGCTGAAACGGCGCCGGATGGCCCCGGCGCAGATGAGACGGTGGATGACCTGGTTTTCCAATCGCTGGATGAGGTGGAGGCAGGCCAGAGGAGTCGAGGCGGACGAAGCCGTTAAATTGGTGGAGTCTGGTCCGCTCCCGACTTCCCCCTCCCTCTTTCTGGTCTGGGCCAGCGCGCTCGCTCAGCCAGCGCTTGCGGCCAGCGGCAGACTGGCGCCGACCAGCTGGCTGATTGCGCGACTCATGCGCACAGGATTGCGCGTCGAGGTGAGATCGCGGTAGCCATCAATGAGAACGAGGGCCCGCGGCCCTGCCTCTGTCTGCGATCGGGCTTCACCCCAAAGGCGCCGCTCTTGGCCTGCGCAGGAGCTCGCTCCCAGGCGATTCATGACAAGCATATTCTCGCGGGCCAGCAGGCGATGTGGCAGATAGGCATAGAGTGGCGATTGCAGCTCCGCCAGTTGGGCCTCAATCTGCTCCGGCTCGTGGCCATAGCGACGGCAGGCTGCGCGCACCTGCTCACGCAACGCCTCCTCATCCGGGCTGAAGATTGCATCCAGAGCCTGGAGCAGATTCATCACGCGATTCAGGAGCACGGCCCGGCCATGACGGAGTCGAAGCAGCAGCAGGTCCAGCCCCTGCTGGACGGAACGGCGAGCATCTTGGATCTGCCGCGTGAGATCGGCGAAAGGCATAGCGTCCAGCCGCCGCTGCAGGAAAGCGACCACTTCGGCGGTCTCACCCTCCTGCCAGCCGCGCAGCAGCTGCAGACAGCGCTCGCCCTCGTAGCGCGTGATTGTCTTGGGCACGCTCAGCAGGCGGTCCTTGCACTCACAGATCCAGAGGGCATGGAAATAGCGCACCGTCATCTCGACGGGGAAGGTTGCAAAACGTTCCTGACCCTGCACCTGCTGAACGAAGAGGAACGCGGCTTCAAATTCGGGGCGTAAGCGTGCAAAGGCATTCAGCTTCTGCTCGACCAGCATCTCAGTAGCTTCGTCGCTTGTTGCTTGCCTGACGTACATGGCTCGCCTCCCCTCAGAGCACTGGCTGGTTGACTACAGACCGACAGGTGCCGCCTGACCCCGGCAGGGAGGTGACGCGGGCCTGTATGGCCCTCTCTGCCCTCTTCTCCGCATCCACCCTCTCTGAGCGAGCGGGCAGGTCAGGCCGCGCCACTGCGAGTCAGGTGGCGGTGACAGCAGAGCTGGTCAGCTCCTCAATGATCCAGGAGCAGACATTTTGTGGCACCTTGGGATACCTTGCTCTTATTGTACTGCCATCAACGGAGCAGGGCAAGCAGGACAGGAAGGCATAGTTTGGCGACCCCCGTGGCATCAGCCTGACCCTGCCCGGCGGGCCGAAACAGGTTGGGCAGGAAAGAGCGAGGCGCGTCGACTTAGGCGGCAGAAGAGTTGACGGTCAGGCGCTAAGCTGTTATCATGACGGAAGATCGGTGCAAGAGCCATTTCAGCAGCAAGGCAACACGCTATGGATGAACCACGCACCTGGCGCGAACTGCTAGGAACCATCATCTCTGATACCCACGAGAGACAGCGCCTGGCTGAGGAGCTGGGGGTGACACCCACTACCTTGACTCGGTGGGTCTCCGGCGCTTCCGATCCCCGCCCTCAGAATCTCCGCCTGTTACTCAAGGCGCTGCCTCAATACCGCGAGCAGCTGCAGGAGCTGATCCAGGCCGAGTTTGAGGACTTCGTCACAGCTCCTTCCGAGGACTCGTCCCTTGAGATTCCCGCCGCTTTCTATGCGCGAATCTTCCGGGCCCGCGCGACGACGACCGAGGCGATGCGTTATTGGTCGCTGAGCAACCTGATTCTCCAGCAGGCGCTGGGACAGCTCGACCCCGATCATATGGGGATGGCCGTGCGCGTGGTGCGCTGTATGCCTCCCAAGGAGGGGAAGATCCGCAGCCTGCGCGAGTGGCTCGGACTGGGCACGCCTCCCTGGGGGGGTGAGCTGGAACATAAGGCGATGTTCTTGAGCGCCGAGTCGCTCTCAGGCTACGTCGTGAGTTCCTGCCGCCCGAACGCCATCCAGAATATCGATGAGGAGCACTCACTCATCCCCGCCCACCGCGACCCCCACGAGCACAGCGCCGCCGCCCACCCTATCCTCTACGCTGGGCGCGTCGCCGGCTGCTTCCTGGTCTCCAGCACTCAGCCCTACTACTTCCTCTCCCAGGCTCGCCTGACGCTCATTCAGCAATACGCCGATTTGCTGGCTCTGGCCTTCGACCCCCAGGAGTTCTATGATCCCAAAGATATCGAACTGCGGGTCATGCCCGATCAGAGCATCCAGCGACAGTATTTTATGCAGTTCCGCCGCCGCGTCTCAGAGGTGATGATGGAGGCCACACGCTCGGGCCACTCCCTCAATAATCTGCAGGCGGAACAGCGGGTCTGGCAGGAGCTGGAAGATAAGCTGCTCGAATTGTCTCTGCGACTCAATTGAAGAGGTTCTAGCATAGAAGATCGTCTATGTTCGACGATTTTATCAGGCGGGAGCAGGAGAACGGCGAGCTTGATCCGCGCTGGCGGCGCACCTGCCTGGGTGGTGGGCGCCTGAGCGTGGTGGAGCAGTCGCATCTGCGTCTGGAGCTGGAAGCCAGCCGTCAGGGGGAGTACAGCGATGCGCAGATCGACGACTATGGTGAGCTGCCGCGGCGCGCTTTCCCCTGGCGTCCGCCGCTGCGTTTGGAGGTTCGGGCCTGCTTCTCCCACCCAGCGGCGACGCTGGCCAGTACCGCGGAGACGCCTGGGCTGCTGCGTGGAACCGCTGGCTTTGGTTTCTGGAATTACCCGTTTTCGCTGCGCGGCGATGTATTGATGCTCCCCGAGGCGGTCTGGTTTTTTTACGCCTCGCCCCCTTCCAACATGGCGCTGGTACCAGGTGTACCGGGCTGGGGGTGGAAGGCGCAGGTGGTGCATGCGCTGCGTCCGGGCTTCCTGACGGCGGTCGTGCCTACGGCGCTGGCCGCTCTCTGGGGGCGGCTCAGCGGCGAGCTGGGTCCCGCGGCACGCTGGTTACAGCGTCTGACCGGGACCCAGGAGCGTCTGCTGGAGGAGGTCGCTCTGACGGAGTGGCATACCTACGCACTTGAGTGGCTGTCGTCGCAGGCCCGTTTCTTCGTGGACGGCAACCTCCTCTTTACTGCCCCTACCCCGCCCCTGCGTCCCCTGGGCTTCGTCGCCTGGGTGGACAACCAGTATGCCATCGCTACGCCGCGCGGTACCCTGCGCTTTGGCACGATTGCGACGGGTCGCCAGTGGCTCGATCTCGACTACGTGCGGATCGAGCCGCTCTAGAGGGCCGATGAGCCTTTCGCCTCCTTGATAGGTGGTTCCAGCACTTCGTCGATGATGCCATATTCCACGGCCTCAGCGGCGCTCAGGAA
Protein-coding sequences here:
- a CDS encoding GAF domain-containing protein codes for the protein MDEPRTWRELLGTIISDTHERQRLAEELGVTPTTLTRWVSGASDPRPQNLRLLLKALPQYREQLQELIQAEFEDFVTAPSEDSSLEIPAAFYARIFRARATTTEAMRYWSLSNLILQQALGQLDPDHMGMAVRVVRCMPPKEGKIRSLREWLGLGTPPWGGELEHKAMFLSAESLSGYVVSSCRPNAIQNIDEEHSLIPAHRDPHEHSAAAHPILYAGRVAGCFLVSSTQPYYFLSQARLTLIQQYADLLALAFDPQEFYDPKDIELRVMPDQSIQRQYFMQFRRRVSEVMMEATRSGHSLNNLQAEQRVWQELEDKLLELSLRLN